Proteins from a single region of Pseudorasbora parva isolate DD20220531a chromosome 22, ASM2467924v1, whole genome shotgun sequence:
- the rassf5 gene encoding ras association domain-containing protein 5 isoform X2, producing MTGSNSMSSGYCSLDEESEDFTFFTAKTSFFRQPQTKHVVKNVTKEEEEDKPTSLTEEEIKAKIDDYNSKVTENGMKLSSDGTYTGFIKVHLKLRRPVTVLSVDGKLPGTCSSSDSSDNRTSFYLPSDAVKQLHISSTTTVREVIQGLLKKFMVQDNPRKFALYSQTRRDSQDLFQKLPLSDCPLYLRLLAGPDLENLTFVLKENETGEVEWHAFSVPELQNFLIILEKEEKDRMRLVEQRYAAYREKLLQALCHVEGKPG from the exons ATGACCGGCAGCAATAGCATGAGCAGTGGGTACTGCAGCCTGGACGAGGAGAGCGAGGACTTCACCTTCTTCACCGCCAAGACCTCCTTCTTCAGGCAGCCACAGACTAAGCACGTAGTCAAG AATGTCAcaaaagaggaagaggaagacaaGCCAACATCCCTCACAGAAGAAGAAATTAAAGCAAAAATAGATGACTACAACTCTAAAGTGACGGAGAATGGAATGAAATTA AGCTCAGATGGCACATACACTGGTTTCATAAAGGTTCACTTGAAGTTGCGCAGGCCCGTGACTGTACTTTCTGTGGACGGGAAGTTACCAGGAACGTGTTCCTCTTCTGATAGTTCAGATAACCGCACATCCTTCTACCTGCCCAGTGATGCTGTAAAGCAGCTACACATCAGCAGTACCACCACGGTCAGGGAGGTCATCCAGGGCCTGCTGAAGAAGTTCATGGTGCAGGATAACCCACGCAAGTTTGCTCTTTACAGCCAGACCCGTCGTGACAGCCAGG ATCTTTTCCAGAAGTTGCCATTATCCGACTGCCCACTCTACTTGAGGCTGTTAGCAGGGCCTGATCTCGAGAACTTGACTTTTGTACTCAAGGAAAATGAGACTGGTGAAGTGGAG TGGCATGCATTCTCAGTCCCTGAGCTGCAGAACTTCCTGATCATCCTGGAGAAGGAGGAGAAGGATCGCATGCGGCTGGTGGAGCAGCGTTATGCTGCCTACAGGGAGAAGTTGCTACAGGCTCTATGTCATGTCGAGGGCAAGCCGGGGTAA